The Pseudomonas sp. TH06 genome has a window encoding:
- the sppA gene encoding signal peptide peptidase SppA, whose translation MTDEWKAPAKAEADGGDEKSWKLLEKTLLAGVQEQRRSRRWGIFFKLLTFVYLFVALILFTPLMDMEKSATRGPNYTALIDVTGMIADKEPASADNIVGSLRAAFEDKKVKGVILRINSPGGSPVQSGYVYDEIKRLRGLHPDIKVYAVISDLGASGAYYIASAADQIYADKASLVGSIGVTAAGYGFVGTMEKLGVERRTYTSGEHKSFLDPFQPQKPEETAFWQSVLDTTHKQFINSVKQGRGDRLKDKEHPELFSGLVWSGEQALPLGLIDGLGNASSVARDVIGEKELVDFTVQESPFDRFSKKLGASVAEQLAMWMGFHGPSLR comes from the coding sequence ATGACCGATGAATGGAAGGCACCGGCCAAGGCAGAGGCTGATGGCGGTGACGAGAAAAGCTGGAAGCTGCTGGAAAAAACACTGCTGGCTGGCGTCCAGGAGCAGCGTCGTTCACGGCGTTGGGGGATTTTCTTCAAGCTGCTGACGTTTGTTTATCTGTTTGTTGCGCTGATCCTGTTCACGCCGTTGATGGACATGGAAAAGAGCGCTACCCGTGGCCCGAACTACACCGCGCTGATCGACGTTACCGGCATGATCGCCGATAAAGAGCCGGCCAGTGCCGACAATATCGTCGGTAGTCTGCGTGCAGCGTTCGAGGATAAGAAGGTCAAAGGCGTGATCCTGCGGATCAACAGTCCGGGTGGCAGTCCGGTGCAGTCGGGTTATGTTTACGACGAGATCAAGCGTTTGCGCGGTCTGCATCCGGATATCAAGGTCTATGCGGTGATTTCCGATCTCGGTGCGTCCGGTGCGTATTACATCGCCAGCGCGGCGGATCAGATTTACGCCGACAAGGCGAGTCTGGTCGGCTCCATTGGTGTGACGGCGGCGGGTTATGGCTTCGTCGGCACCATGGAGAAGCTTGGTGTTGAGCGTCGTACGTACACGTCAGGTGAGCATAAGTCGTTCCTTGATCCGTTTCAGCCGCAGAAGCCGGAAGAAACTGCGTTCTGGCAAAGCGTGCTGGATACCACGCACAAGCAGTTCATCAATAGCGTCAAGCAGGGGCGCGGTGATCGTCTGAAGGACAAAGAGCATCCGGAGCTGTTCTCCGGGCTGGTCTGGTCGGGCGAGCAAGCGCTGCCGCTGGGGTTGATTGATGGTCTGGGTAACGCCAGCTCTGTTGCACGTGATGTGATTGGCGAGAAAGAGCTGGTCGATTTCACGGTGCAGGAGTCGCCGTTCGATCGTTTCTCGAAAAAGCTCGGTGCCAGTGTGGCTGAGCAGTTGGCGATGTGGATGGGTTTCCACGGGCCGTCGTTGCGTTAA
- a CDS encoding nucleoside triphosphate pyrophosphatase, with protein sequence MLPLLLASSSIYRRELLARLHLPFVCSSPDIDESHRPDETAIELVKRLAEQKARALADSHPAHLIIGSDQVAVLGEQIIGKPHTFEKAREQLLAASGASVTFLTGLALLNSQTGQCQVDCVPFTVHMRQLDQERIERYLRIEQPYDCAGSFKAEGLGVSLFQSTEGPDATSLIGLPLIRLIDMLLAEGVQIP encoded by the coding sequence ATGTTGCCTTTATTACTTGCTTCAAGCTCGATTTATCGTCGGGAATTACTCGCCCGCCTGCACCTGCCGTTCGTCTGCAGTTCGCCGGACATCGATGAAAGTCACCGCCCGGACGAGACCGCCATAGAACTGGTTAAGCGCCTCGCCGAACAGAAAGCCCGGGCACTGGCCGACAGCCACCCCGCTCATCTGATTATCGGCTCGGACCAAGTGGCGGTGCTCGGCGAGCAGATCATCGGCAAGCCGCACACCTTCGAGAAGGCGCGCGAACAGCTTTTGGCCGCCAGCGGTGCCAGCGTGACCTTTCTGACCGGCCTGGCGCTGCTGAACAGCCAGACCGGCCAATGCCAGGTCGACTGCGTGCCCTTCACCGTACACATGCGCCAGCTCGATCAGGAACGCATCGAGCGCTACCTGCGCATTGAGCAACCCTACGACTGCGCTGGCAGCTTCAAAGCCGAGGGACTCGGCGTCAGCCTGTTCCAGTCCACCGAGGGTCCGGATGCCACAAGCCTGATCGGTTTGCCACTGATTCGCTTGATCGACATGCTGCTGGCCGAGGGCGTGCAAATTCCTTAA
- a CDS encoding YceD family protein, giving the protein MLNDPIPPHVDPRKLADRGTTLQGELLLADLKRLCDPLSDNVGTVQAKFVFERDERKSVVIHSFIDTEVKMVCQRCLELVTLPIHSECSYAVVKEGANTQSLPKGYDVLELGEDPLDLQSLVEEELLLALPIVPAHHPEECQQPAGADEPEPSEDEVTRSNPFSVLAQLKRDPNV; this is encoded by the coding sequence ATGTTGAATGACCCGATTCCACCTCACGTTGACCCGCGCAAATTGGCTGACCGTGGCACCACCCTTCAAGGTGAACTGCTGCTGGCCGATTTGAAGAGACTCTGCGACCCGCTTTCCGATAATGTCGGTACGGTGCAGGCGAAATTCGTTTTTGAACGAGATGAACGTAAATCTGTGGTGATCCACAGCTTTATCGACACCGAAGTCAAAATGGTTTGCCAGCGTTGTCTTGAGCTGGTCACCCTGCCGATCCACAGCGAATGCAGTTACGCTGTAGTGAAGGAGGGTGCGAATACCCAGTCGTTACCGAAAGGTTATGACGTGCTGGAACTGGGCGAAGATCCATTGGATCTGCAGTCACTGGTCGAGGAAGAGCTTCTGCTCGCCTTGCCTATTGTGCCTGCTCATCATCCGGAAGAATGCCAGCAGCCGGCGGGAGCAGATGAGCCCGAACCGAGCGAGGACGAGGTAACGCGGTCCAACCCGTTCAGTGTATTGGCGCAGTTAAAGCGTGACCCAAACGTTTAG
- the rpmF gene encoding 50S ribosomal protein L32, with product MAVQQNKKSRSARDMRRSHDALEASTLSVEKTTGEVHLRHHVSPEGVYRGRKVIDKGADE from the coding sequence ATGGCTGTTCAGCAGAACAAAAAATCCCGCTCTGCCCGTGACATGCGCCGTTCGCACGACGCTCTCGAGGCTAGCACCCTGTCTGTAGAAAAAACCACTGGTGAAGTTCACCTGCGTCACCACGTATCGCCAGAAGGCGTATACCGTGGCCGTAAAGTGATCGACAAGGGCGCTGACGAGTAA
- the plsX gene encoding phosphate acyltransferase PlsX, which yields MSAQVIAIDAMGGDFGPRSIVQASLACLSATPSLHLILVGQPSLLEELINGQSAADRARLTIVAASEVITMDEKPTQALRGKPDSSMRVALELVRDGKAQACVSAGNTGALMALSRFVLKTLSGIDRPAMVAAIPTQKGYCQLLDLGANVDCSAEHLLQFAVMGSVAAQTLGIPRPRVALLNIGTEDIKGNQQVKLAATLLQAARGINYIGFVEGDGLYRGEADVVVCDGFVGNILLKSSEGLATMIAARIEALFKKNFASRAVGALALPLMKRLQADLAPARHNGASFLGLQGIVVKSHGSAGVQGFQSAIQRALIEIQENLPERLHGRLEDLLS from the coding sequence TTGTCCGCTCAAGTCATCGCGATTGACGCAATGGGCGGGGACTTCGGTCCCCGCAGCATTGTTCAGGCCAGCCTTGCTTGCCTTTCTGCTACGCCCTCGCTGCATCTGATCCTTGTCGGTCAACCCTCCCTTCTTGAAGAATTGATCAACGGCCAATCGGCTGCCGATCGCGCGCGCCTGACGATTGTTGCGGCGAGCGAAGTCATTACCATGGACGAAAAACCGACCCAGGCCCTTCGTGGCAAGCCGGATTCGTCGATGCGTGTCGCCCTCGAACTGGTGCGCGATGGCAAGGCGCAAGCCTGTGTCAGTGCCGGCAATACCGGTGCGTTGATGGCCTTGTCGCGGTTCGTTTTGAAAACCCTGTCGGGTATTGATCGTCCCGCCATGGTTGCCGCGATCCCGACGCAAAAGGGTTATTGCCAGTTGCTCGACCTTGGTGCCAACGTCGATTGCAGCGCCGAACATCTATTGCAGTTCGCGGTGATGGGCTCGGTGGCGGCGCAGACGCTGGGCATTCCTCGTCCGCGCGTGGCGTTGCTGAACATCGGCACCGAGGACATCAAGGGTAATCAGCAGGTAAAACTGGCTGCAACGCTGTTGCAGGCTGCTCGTGGCATCAACTATATCGGTTTTGTCGAGGGCGATGGGCTGTATCGCGGCGAAGCGGATGTGGTGGTCTGTGACGGTTTTGTCGGCAATATCCTGCTCAAGTCCAGCGAAGGCCTGGCAACGATGATTGCTGCGCGGATCGAAGCGCTGTTCAAAAAGAACTTCGCCTCGCGTGCGGTAGGCGCCTTGGCGCTGCCGCTGATGAAGCGCTTGCAGGCGGATCTGGCGCCGGCGCGACATAACGGCGCAAGCTTCCTCGGCTTGCAGGGTATCGTCGTGAAAAGTCACGGTTCGGCCGGGGTTCAGGGCTTTCAGAGTGCGATTCAGCGTGCACTGATCGAGATCCAGGAGAATCTTCCCGAGCGCCTCCACGGTCGTCTGGAGGATTTGTTGTCTTAG
- the fabD gene encoding ACP S-malonyltransferase, protein MSASLAFVFPGQGSQSLGMLAELGAQHPLILETFQEASAALGYDLWALTQQGPEELLNQTDKTQPAILTASIALWRLWLAEGGARPAFVAGHSLGEYSALVAAGSLTLADAVKLVERRGQLMQEAVPAGQGGMAAILGLEDADVLAACAEAAQGEVVSAVNFNSPGQVVIAGAKAAVERAIEGCKARGAKRAMPLPVSVPSHCELMRPAAERFAESIAAIDWQAPQIPVVQNVSAQVPTDLETLKRDLLEQLYKPVRWVESVQTLAAKGATNLVECGPGKVLAGLNKRCAEGVATSNLNTPDAFAAARAAQA, encoded by the coding sequence ATGTCTGCTTCCCTCGCATTCGTCTTTCCAGGACAGGGTTCGCAGTCCCTCGGCATGCTGGCCGAGTTGGGCGCGCAACATCCGCTGATCCTCGAAACTTTCCAAGAAGCCTCCGCTGCTCTGGGCTATGACCTGTGGGCGCTGACCCAACAGGGGCCGGAAGAGCTGCTCAATCAAACCGATAAAACCCAGCCGGCCATTCTGACCGCCTCGATCGCCCTGTGGCGTCTGTGGCTGGCGGAAGGCGGCGCGCGTCCGGCCTTTGTTGCCGGTCACAGCCTGGGTGAATACAGCGCACTGGTCGCTGCCGGCAGCCTGACGTTGGCCGACGCGGTCAAGCTTGTTGAGCGCCGTGGTCAACTGATGCAGGAAGCGGTTCCAGCGGGGCAGGGCGGCATGGCCGCGATCCTCGGTCTGGAAGATGCAGACGTGCTGGCTGCCTGCGCCGAAGCGGCGCAAGGCGAAGTGGTCAGCGCCGTCAATTTCAACTCGCCAGGCCAGGTGGTGATCGCCGGTGCCAAGGCTGCTGTCGAGCGCGCCATTGAAGGCTGCAAGGCCCGTGGCGCCAAGCGTGCGATGCCGTTGCCAGTGAGCGTGCCGTCGCACTGCGAGCTGATGCGTCCGGCGGCCGAGCGTTTTGCTGAATCCATCGCCGCCATCGACTGGCAGGCGCCGCAGATCCCGGTGGTCCAGAACGTCAGCGCGCAGGTGCCGACCGATCTGGAAACCCTCAAGCGTGATCTGCTCGAACAACTCTACAAGCCAGTACGCTGGGTCGAGTCGGTACAGACGCTGGCTGCCAAGGGCGCGACCAATCTGGTCGAATGCGGCCCGGGCAAAGTACTGGCCGGTCTGAACAAGCGTTGCGCCGAAGGCGTTGCGACTTCCAACCTCAATACCCCAGACGCTTTCGCTGCCGCTCGCGCAGCGCAAGCCTGA
- the fabG gene encoding 3-oxoacyl-ACP reductase FabG, whose protein sequence is MSLQGKVALVTGASRGIGQAIALELGRQGAIVVGTATSAKGAEAIAATLKEHGIQGTGLELNVTSDESVSKVIASIQEQFGAPAILVNNAGITRDNLMMRMKDDEWYDVIDTNLNSLYRLSKGVLRGMTKARWGRIISIGSVVGAMGNAGQVNYAAAKAGLEGFSRAMAREVGSRSITVNSVTPGFIDTDMTRELPEAQREALQTQIPLGRLGQAQEIASVVAFLASDGAAYVTGATIPVNGGMYM, encoded by the coding sequence ATGAGTCTGCAAGGTAAAGTTGCACTGGTCACCGGTGCAAGCCGCGGTATCGGCCAGGCTATCGCACTGGAGCTGGGCCGTCAGGGCGCCATCGTTGTTGGCACCGCGACCTCCGCCAAAGGCGCCGAGGCGATTGCTGCCACGCTGAAAGAGCATGGCATTCAGGGCACCGGTCTGGAACTCAACGTCACTAGCGACGAATCGGTCAGCAAGGTCATTGCGAGCATTCAGGAGCAGTTCGGTGCCCCGGCAATCCTGGTCAATAATGCCGGCATCACCCGCGATAACTTGATGATGCGTATGAAAGATGACGAATGGTACGACGTCATCGATACTAACCTGAACAGTCTGTATCGCCTGTCCAAGGGTGTTCTGCGCGGTATGACCAAGGCGCGTTGGGGTCGAATTATCAGTATTGGCTCGGTGGTGGGTGCCATGGGCAACGCAGGCCAAGTAAACTATGCAGCCGCCAAGGCCGGTCTGGAAGGTTTCAGCCGTGCAATGGCGCGTGAAGTCGGTTCGCGTTCGATTACGGTCAACTCGGTAACCCCAGGGTTTATCGACACCGATATGACGCGCGAGCTGCCTGAAGCACAGCGTGAAGCCTTGCAGACGCAGATTCCGCTGGGTCGTCTGGGACAAGCTCAAGAGATCGCTTCTGTGGTCGCTTTTCTTGCATCCGACGGTGCGGCATACGTCACTGGGGCTACAATCCCGGTGAACGGTGGGATGTACATGTAA
- the acpP gene encoding acyl carrier protein: MSTIEERVKKIVAEQLGVKEEEVVNTASFVEDLGADSLDTVELVMALEEEFETEIPDEEAEKITTVQAAIDYVTSHQA; this comes from the coding sequence ATGAGCACCATCGAAGAGCGCGTCAAGAAAATCGTTGCCGAGCAACTGGGTGTTAAAGAAGAAGAAGTGGTTAACACTGCTTCCTTCGTTGAAGACCTGGGTGCCGACTCCCTTGACACCGTTGAGCTGGTGATGGCTCTGGAAGAGGAATTCGAGACCGAAATCCCTGACGAAGAAGCTGAGAAGATCACTACTGTACAAGCTGCAATCGACTACGTTACTAGCCACCAGGCGTAA
- the fabF gene encoding beta-ketoacyl-ACP synthase II: MSRRRVVVTGMGMLSPLGTDVPSSWQGILAGRSGIGLIEHTDLSAYSTRFGGSVKGFNVEEYLSVKEARKLDLFIQYGLAAGFQAVRNAGLEVTDANRERIGVAMGSGIGGLTNIEETSRTLHETGPRRISPFFVPGSIINMISGFLSIHLGAQGPNYAIATACTTGTHCIGMAARNIMYDEADVMIAGGAEMAACGLGMGGFGASRALSTRNDEPTRASRPWDKGRDGFVLSDGAGALVLEELEHAKARGATIYAELIGFGTSGDAFHMTSPPADGAGAARCITNALRDAKINVDQVQYINAHGTSTPAGDLAEANAIKSVFGEHAYKLAVSSTKSMTGHLLGAAGAVEAIFSVLAINSQVAPPTINLDEPDEGCDLDFVPHTARNMDIDVVLSNSFGFGGTNGTLAFRRFAG; encoded by the coding sequence GTGTCGCGTAGACGCGTCGTAGTCACCGGTATGGGTATGTTGTCGCCACTGGGCACGGATGTGCCGAGCAGTTGGCAGGGCATTCTGGCTGGCCGCAGTGGCATTGGTCTGATCGAACACACCGACCTTTCTGCCTATTCCACCCGCTTTGGCGGCTCGGTAAAGGGCTTCAATGTCGAGGAATACCTGTCGGTCAAGGAAGCGCGCAAGCTTGACCTGTTCATTCAGTACGGCCTCGCCGCCGGCTTTCAAGCCGTGCGCAATGCCGGGCTCGAAGTCACCGACGCCAACCGTGAACGCATTGGCGTGGCCATGGGTTCGGGGATCGGCGGTCTGACCAACATCGAAGAAACCAGCCGTACTCTGCATGAGACGGGCCCGCGTCGAATCTCGCCATTCTTCGTGCCAGGCTCGATCATCAATATGATTTCCGGTTTCCTGTCCATCCATCTGGGCGCACAGGGACCTAACTACGCCATCGCCACGGCGTGTACCACCGGTACGCACTGCATCGGCATGGCGGCGCGCAACATCATGTACGACGAAGCCGACGTAATGATTGCCGGCGGTGCCGAAATGGCCGCGTGCGGTCTGGGCATGGGCGGCTTTGGTGCTTCCCGTGCACTCTCGACCCGCAACGACGAACCAACCCGCGCCAGCCGTCCATGGGACAAGGGTCGTGATGGTTTCGTGCTGTCCGACGGCGCCGGTGCACTGGTGCTCGAAGAGCTGGAACACGCCAAGGCTCGCGGCGCGACCATCTACGCCGAGCTGATCGGCTTCGGTACTAGCGGCGATGCGTTCCACATGACCTCGCCGCCTGCCGATGGCGCCGGTGCTGCACGCTGCATCACCAATGCGCTACGCGATGCGAAGATCAACGTTGATCAAGTGCAATACATCAACGCCCACGGCACCTCGACCCCGGCCGGCGACCTTGCCGAAGCCAACGCGATCAAGTCGGTGTTCGGTGAGCACGCCTACAAACTGGCGGTCAGCTCCACCAAGTCCATGACCGGTCATCTGCTGGGTGCGGCGGGCGCGGTTGAGGCGATCTTCAGCGTGCTGGCGATCAACAGCCAGGTGGCACCGCCGACCATCAACCTTGATGAGCCGGACGAAGGCTGCGATCTCGATTTCGTGCCGCACACTGCGCGCAACATGGACATCGATGTCGTACTGTCCAACTCCTTCGGTTTTGGCGGCACCAACGGCACCCTGGCATTCCGCCGGTTCGCAGGCTGA
- the pabC gene encoding aminodeoxychorismate lyase, producing MDSWVDGQPADALSLKDRGLAYGDGLFETLAVRGGQPVLLDRHLTRLADGCSRLAIPTDIALVRHELQSYAAAMGEGVLKLILTRGDGLRGYAPNPAAQARRILQGNPPAGYPAVHAEQGIRLFPCSTRMSIQPLLAGLKHLNRLEQVLARAEWQDSEHAEGLMLDQAGRVIEGVFSNLFLVRDGVLITPDLQRCGVAGVMRAEILFQAESLAIPTQIADISLDQLQWADELFVCNSVYGVWPVRAYVALSWPVGPLTRKLQTIARALLDA from the coding sequence ATGGACAGCTGGGTCGACGGTCAACCGGCTGACGCTCTGTCGCTGAAAGATCGCGGCCTGGCTTACGGCGATGGTCTGTTCGAGACACTCGCCGTGCGTGGCGGCCAGCCAGTGTTGCTGGATCGTCACCTGACGCGTTTGGCCGATGGCTGCTCACGTCTGGCCATCCCGACCGATATCGCGCTGGTTCGCCATGAGCTGCAGAGTTATGCGGCAGCGATGGGCGAGGGTGTGCTCAAGCTTATCCTCACCCGTGGCGACGGTTTGCGTGGTTATGCGCCCAATCCTGCGGCGCAGGCCCGACGTATTCTGCAAGGCAATCCTCCAGCGGGTTATCCCGCTGTTCATGCTGAACAAGGCATTCGCCTGTTTCCGTGCAGCACACGTATGTCCATACAGCCGTTGCTCGCCGGGCTGAAACACCTCAATCGCCTTGAACAGGTTCTTGCCCGTGCCGAATGGCAGGACAGCGAGCATGCCGAAGGCTTGATGCTCGATCAGGCCGGTCGGGTCATCGAAGGGGTGTTCAGCAACCTCTTTCTGGTGCGTGACGGTGTGTTGATCACCCCTGATCTGCAGCGCTGCGGCGTGGCTGGAGTGATGCGCGCCGAAATATTGTTTCAGGCCGAGTCATTGGCCATCCCCACTCAAATTGCCGACATCAGCCTTGATCAACTGCAATGGGCCGATGAATTGTTCGTCTGTAACAGCGTGTATGGCGTCTGGCCGGTACGCGCCTACGTTGCACTGAGCTGGCCGGTTGGCCCGCTCACCCGTAAACTGCAAACCATTGCCCGCGCCCTACTGGATGCCTGA
- the mltG gene encoding endolytic transglycosylase MltG, which yields MRRKLLLLLETGLVLAGLLLGASAWKIHSALEQPLNITQEELLDVPKGSTPTRTFLSLETDGVIKDAFWLRVYWRFNLAGTPIHSGEYRMQPGMTVNGLIDLWKRGEVVQYSLTLVEGWNFHQVRAALAKDEKIEQTLSGLSDSDVMAKIGHKGLFPEGRFFPDTYRFVRGMSDTELLKKAFDRLDEVLANEWEKRSADAPYSEPYQALIMASLVEKETGVPQERGEIAGVFVRRMALGMQLQTDPTVIYGLGDRYTGKLTRAHLKEPTPYNTYVIPGLPPTPIAMVGREAIHAALNPVEGTSLYFVARGDGSHVFSDDLDAHNSAVREFQLKRRADYRSSPAPVTTPEAAPATDQAIPAASPDTAPESLPQVAPQEPAAAPEVAAPQNAQ from the coding sequence GTGAGACGTAAACTTTTGCTGCTGCTGGAAACCGGACTGGTTCTGGCAGGGCTGCTGTTGGGCGCCAGCGCCTGGAAGATTCACAGTGCGCTGGAACAGCCTCTGAACATCACGCAGGAAGAACTGCTGGATGTGCCGAAAGGCTCTACACCGACGCGTACTTTCCTTTCGCTCGAAACCGATGGTGTCATCAAGGACGCGTTCTGGCTGCGCGTCTATTGGCGCTTCAACCTCGCCGGTACACCGATCCACAGCGGCGAATACCGCATGCAGCCGGGGATGACCGTCAATGGTCTGATCGACTTGTGGAAGCGTGGTGAAGTGGTTCAGTACAGCCTGACGCTGGTCGAGGGATGGAATTTCCATCAAGTGCGTGCCGCACTGGCGAAAGATGAAAAGATCGAGCAGACCCTCAGCGGTTTGAGCGACAGCGACGTCATGGCCAAGATCGGTCATAAAGGACTGTTCCCGGAAGGTCGTTTTTTCCCTGATACCTACCGTTTCGTTCGCGGCATGTCCGATACCGAACTGCTGAAAAAGGCATTCGATCGTCTCGACGAGGTGCTGGCCAATGAATGGGAAAAACGTTCCGCCGATGCGCCGTACAGCGAACCCTATCAAGCGTTGATCATGGCTTCGCTGGTCGAGAAAGAAACCGGTGTGCCACAGGAGCGCGGCGAGATTGCCGGTGTCTTCGTGCGCCGGATGGCGCTGGGCATGCAGCTGCAGACTGACCCGACGGTGATCTACGGTTTGGGTGATCGCTACACCGGCAAGCTGACCCGCGCGCATCTCAAGGAGCCGACGCCTTACAACACCTACGTGATTCCCGGTTTGCCGCCGACGCCGATTGCGATGGTCGGGCGTGAAGCGATTCACGCGGCGCTGAATCCGGTGGAAGGTACCAGCCTGTATTTTGTCGCTCGCGGCGATGGTAGCCATGTTTTCTCTGATGATCTGGATGCGCACAACAGTGCGGTGCGTGAATTCCAGCTCAAACGGCGTGCCGATTACCGCTCCAGCCCGGCACCGGTCACGACGCCCGAAGCGGCTCCGGCGACTGATCAAGCGATTCCTGCGGCATCCCCGGACACCGCGCCGGAATCGCTGCCACAGGTTGCGCCTCAGGAGCCTGCAGCCGCTCCGGAAGTCGCGGCTCCACAAAACGCGCAATGA
- the tmk gene encoding dTMP kinase, with protein sequence MTGLFITLEGPEGAGKSTNREYLAERLRAAGIEVVLTREPGGTPLAERIRDVLLAPADEVMNPDTELLLVFAARAQHLAEVIRPALARGAVVLCDRFTDSTYAYQGGGRGLSLERIATLEAFVQGGLRPDLTLIFDLPVEIGLARASARGRLDRFELEGRAFFEAVRSAFLKRAEADPARYVRIDAGQSLVKVQQSLDTLLPNLLELARG encoded by the coding sequence GTGACTGGCTTGTTTATTACCCTGGAAGGCCCGGAAGGCGCCGGCAAAAGCACCAACCGCGAATACCTCGCCGAGCGCCTGCGCGCCGCCGGTATCGAGGTGGTGCTGACCCGCGAGCCTGGCGGCACGCCGCTGGCCGAACGCATTCGCGACGTGCTGCTGGCGCCGGCCGACGAAGTCATGAACCCGGACACCGAGCTGTTGCTGGTATTCGCCGCGCGCGCCCAGCATCTGGCGGAAGTGATTCGTCCGGCTCTGGCCCGTGGTGCAGTCGTACTCTGCGACCGTTTCACTGATTCGACCTACGCCTATCAGGGCGGCGGTCGTGGTTTGTCGCTGGAGCGTATCGCCACGCTGGAGGCCTTTGTGCAGGGCGGCCTGCGTCCGGACCTCACGCTGATTTTTGATCTGCCCGTGGAAATCGGCCTGGCCCGTGCCAGCGCCCGTGGGCGTCTGGATCGTTTCGAACTGGAAGGTCGGGCATTTTTCGAAGCGGTGCGCAGTGCATTCCTCAAGCGTGCGGAAGCCGATCCTGCGCGCTATGTGCGCATCGATGCGGGTCAGTCATTGGTCAAGGTTCAGCAATCGCTGGATACCTTGCTCCCGAACTTGCTGGAGCTGGCCCGTGGCTGA
- a CDS encoding DNA polymerase III subunit delta': protein MAEAYPWQDSLWQQLAGRSQHAHAYLMHGPAGIGKRALAERLMASLLCQRPTPEACGECKSCLLLKAGSHPDNYILEPEEADKAIKVDQVRDLVSFVVQTAQLGGRKVVLIEPVESMNINAANALLKSLEEPSGDTVLLLVSHQPSRLLPTIKSRCVQQACPLPGEAMSLQWLAQALPDCSEEERVELLTLAAGSPLMAVSLQSQGVREQRAQVVEGVKKLLKQQQSPTQLAEEWKSIPMLRLFDWFCDWSSLILRYQLTQDEAGLGLTDMRKVVQYLAQKSAQGKVLEIQDWILAQRQKVLSKANLNPALLLEALLVQWAGLPGQR, encoded by the coding sequence GTGGCTGAGGCCTATCCATGGCAGGACAGTCTCTGGCAGCAACTGGCCGGACGTAGCCAGCACGCGCACGCTTATCTGATGCACGGCCCGGCCGGAATCGGCAAGCGCGCATTGGCCGAGCGCCTGATGGCCAGCCTGCTGTGCCAGCGCCCGACACCCGAGGCGTGCGGCGAGTGCAAATCCTGCCTGCTGCTCAAGGCCGGCAGCCACCCGGACAATTACATCCTTGAACCGGAAGAGGCCGACAAGGCAATCAAGGTCGATCAGGTGCGCGATCTTGTCAGTTTCGTAGTGCAGACCGCGCAACTGGGCGGACGCAAAGTGGTATTGATCGAGCCGGTCGAGTCGATGAACATCAACGCCGCCAACGCCTTGCTCAAGAGCCTTGAAGAACCTTCGGGCGATACCGTTCTGCTGTTGGTCAGCCACCAGCCGAGCCGTTTGTTGCCGACGATCAAGAGCCGTTGCGTGCAACAGGCCTGTCCGTTGCCGGGTGAGGCGATGAGCCTGCAATGGCTGGCGCAGGCGCTGCCGGACTGTTCCGAAGAGGAACGTGTCGAACTGCTGACACTGGCCGCTGGTTCGCCGTTGATGGCGGTCAGTCTTCAATCCCAGGGTGTACGCGAACAGCGTGCGCAAGTGGTTGAAGGGGTGAAGAAGTTGCTCAAACAGCAGCAATCGCCGACGCAACTGGCCGAAGAATGGAAGAGCATTCCGATGCTGCGGCTGTTCGACTGGTTCTGTGACTGGTCGAGTCTGATCCTGCGCTATCAACTGACGCAGGACGAAGCTGGCCTCGGTCTGACGGACATGCGTAAAGTCGTGCAGTACCTGGCGCAGAAGAGTGCGCAAGGCAAAGTCCTCGAGATTCAGGACTGGATTCTCGCCCAGCGGCAGAAAGTCCTGAGCAAGGCCAACCTCAATCCGGCACTGCTGCTGGAAGCATTGCTGGTGCAATGGGCGGGATTGCCTGGTCAAAGATAA
- a CDS encoding PilZ domain-containing protein, whose product MNEPISPGPRNGILSLTIKDKSVLYAAYMPFIKNGGLFIPTNKSYKLGDEVFMLLNLMEEAEKIPVAGKVTWITPKGAQGNRAAGVGVQFNDGDNTARSRIETHLAGALKSDRPTHTM is encoded by the coding sequence ATGAATGAACCGATAAGCCCTGGGCCGCGCAACGGCATCCTGTCCCTGACCATCAAGGACAAGTCGGTGCTGTACGCCGCTTACATGCCGTTCATCAAGAACGGTGGCCTGTTCATCCCGACCAACAAGAGCTACAAGTTGGGCGACGAGGTGTTCATGCTGCTGAATCTGATGGAAGAGGCGGAGAAGATTCCGGTGGCCGGCAAAGTCACCTGGATCACCCCAAAAGGGGCGCAAGGCAACCGCGCGGCGGGTGTCGGCGTACAGTTCAACGATGGCGACAACACTGCCCGCAGTCGCATCGAAACCCATCTGGCCGGAGCCCTCAAGTCCGACCGTCCCACTCATACGATGTAA